One window from the genome of Yarrowia lipolytica chromosome 1B, complete sequence encodes:
- a CDS encoding uncharacterized protein (Compare to YALI0B01276g, weakly similar to uniprot|P53294 Saccharomyces cerevisiae YGR169c similarity to RIB2P), with amino-acid sequence MWMFFWKVFLEGFTLFLTLFLTLYRTSSMYVLCVVIICTIHTYYDTLVHPLTPLPMTYSFSKGFRHVIPYYYTHSIPSKGRWFGKTVLDVLSTEFSSVYPSDHLRQTIDAGNIKLIRRDKLSEPATEYTDWESLSTHVFKNGSILESRVHRHEPAVPTRDEKPIRIVFENDALVVVDKPGGIPVHPTGKYLFNSVKEILKHETGLEELYPAHRLDKNTTGVLVFAKTSESVNHVTQQIMSRSAKKEYLARVKGRFPPGRVETHHPVVENTIKRNVQPKDAHTAFERVAYDEHRDLSIVRCLPSTGRNHQIRQHLLHLGYPIENDREYNPELAGVKRRKKVEEGVCDQCGLPIYQDYHDELYLHAQKYTLEEGVFETEVPEWAELKDSKGTEW; translated from the coding sequence ATGTGgatgtttttttggaaGGTTTTTTTGGAAGGTTTTACGTTATTTTTGACGTTATTTTTGACATTatatcgtacaagtagtatgtatgtattgtgCGTGGTGATAAtttgtacaatacatacatactaCGATACACTCGTACATCCACTCACTCCACTCCCCATGACatactccttctccaaAGGAtttcgtcacgtgattcccTACTATTACACACACTCAATCCCGAGCAAAGGCCGGTGGTTTGGAAAAACCGTACTTGACGTTCTCTCCACCGAGTTCTCCTCCGTATACCCCTCGGACCATCTGAGACAAACAATCGATGCAGGAAACATCAAGTTGATTCGCAGAGACAAGCTGAGCGAGCCCGCAACAGAATACACAGATTGGGAGTCTTTGTCGACCCACGTGTTCAAAAACGGCTCGATTCTGGAGAGTCGAGTGCATAGACATGAACCGGCAGTTCCAACAAGGGACGAGAAGCCCATCAGAATCGTGTTTGAAAACGATGCGCTTGTGGTGGTCGACAAACCAGGAGGAATTCCGGTTCATCCGACCGGAAAGTATTTGTTCAACTCGGTCAAGGAGATTTTGAAACATGAAACGGGATTGGAGGAATTATATCCGGCCCACAGACTCGacaaaaacaccaccgGAGTGCTGGTATTTGCAAAAACAAGTGAATCGGtcaaccacgtgacccagcaGATTATGAGCCGCTCGGCCAAAAAGGAGTATCTGGCTCGAGTCAAGGGCAGGTTTCCCCCCGGGCGAGTAGAGACTCACCACCCGGTGGTGGAAAACACCATCAAACGAAATGTACAGCCAAAAGACGCCCATACGGCTTTTGAGCGAGTCGCATACGACGAGCACCGTGACCTCAGCATCGTCCGATGTCTTCCTTCTACTGGTAGAAATCATCAAATTCGGCAGCATTTGTTACATCTTGGATATCCTATCGAGAACGATAGGGAGTACAATCCGGAGTTGGCGGGTGtcaagaggaggaagaaggtTGAAGAGGGGGTTTGTGACCAATGTGGGTTACCTATTTATCAGGATTACCACGATGAGTTGTATTTGCATGCCCAAAAGTACACGTTGGAGGAAGGTGTTTTTGAGACTGAGGTGCCCGAGTGGGCTGAGTTGAAAGACTCCAAAGGGACCGAGTGGTGA